The Bacillota bacterium genome contains the following window.
TAATCAAAATATCAGCCTCCAGGTTTTTACATCTTGGTTATAAGGATATTATATTATTGTCTATACATTCCATTTCATTGACCTCTCCACAGCCTTTTTCCAGTTCAAATATTTTTCTTTCCTAACTTCGTCACTCATTGTTGGGGTAAATACTCTATCAAGAACCCATTCATTTGAAATATCTTCTTTACTGTTCCAGAACCCTACTCCGAGACCTGCCAGATATGCAGCTCCAAGAGCCGTAGTTTCCGTTATTTTCGGACGTTTAACATTAATGTTAAGAATGTCAGCTTGGAACTGCATCAAGAAATCACTTACACTCGCTCCTCCGTCAACTTTCAGTTCTTTTAGTTCAATTCCTGAATCCATTTTCATTGCTTCAAAAACATCCATGCTCTGATATGCTATTGACTCAAGGACAGCTCTTATTAAATGCTCCCGCCTTGTACCTCTTGTAATTCCTACAATAGTTCCTCGTGCATACATATCCCAATATGGTGCTCCGAGGCCTGTAAAAGCCGGCACCATATATACTCCTCCTGTATCTTCAACTTTTTCCGCTTCAATATCCGATTCGTGGGCGGTTTTTATCATTCCGATTTCATCCCTTAGCCATTGAATTGCTGAACCTGCGTTGAACACACTTCCTTCCAGGGCGTATTCAACCTCGTCACCTATAACCCAGGCTATTGTGTTAAGAAGGTTATGTTCTGATTTTATGGGTTGCTTTCCTATATTCATAAGTATAAAACAACCTGTCCCATAAGTGTTTTTAGCAGTCCCAACATCAAAACACGCTTGCCCAAATAACGCTGCCTGCTGGTCTCCTGCTATGCCGCTTATTGGTATGGGAATTCCCAATATATCCTCACAAGTTTCCCCTATTATACCGGATGAAGGTACTACGGCAGGAAGTATGCATTCAGGTATTTCCATTTGTTTTAAAAGCTCCTTATCCCATTTGAGTTCCCTTATATTATAGATCATTGTCCTGGAAGCATTTGAATAATCCGTCACATGTAATTTTCCACCGGTAAGATTCCAGATAAGCCAGCTATCTATGGTTCCTGCCATTAACTCTCCCTTTCTGGCTTCTTCCATAGCACCAGGAATATTTTTAAGTATCCATTGTATTTTTGTTCCTGAAAAATAAGCATCTATTACAAGACCAGTCTTTTCTTTTATTACTTCCTGTAAGCCATCAAACTTTAATCTGTTACAGATGTCGGCAGTCCTTCTGCACTGCCATACTATAGCGTTGTAGATAGGTTTCCCTGTATTTTTATTCCATACAACGACAGTCTCTCTCTGATTTGTAATACCTATACCAGCAATTTTGTCAGGGGAAACCCCCGAGTCCTCTATAACACCTCTTAGAACTGCAAGCTGACCTGCCCATATTTCCTCCGGGTTGTGTTCTACCCATCCAGGGTGTGGATATATCTGTTTAAAGGGTTTGTTTTTTATACTCTTTATTGTACCCATATCCATATCAAAGAGTACTGCCCTTGAGCTTGTCGTACCCTGATCAATTGCTAAAATATACTTTTTTTTCATAGAACCCCCCCTTGGAGACACTGCGTTATTTCTGTAAGATTAAGCGTTTATTTGTATATAACTTCTATAGTTATTATTTTATCTTAGTATAGCCCAAATAACAACATGAAAGCAACCAAATCTTTAAAAACTATTGTTAAAGAAATTGGAATGCTATATAATAAAAAAATAAATACAATCTATACTAGATGCCAATAATAAAAGAGCCAATGATAAAAGATTAGAAACTAAGTTAAGAAACTAAAGGTTATATTTTAAAAGATTATTAAAAGATTATATTATTATTATAAATATAGAGGAATTAAAAACATACATATGATATACACAAGAAAATCTAACATCATGCTGACAATGAGCCTGTATTTACTGATGGTGGTTTATGCAATTTCAGTAACGATGGTGGGCCCTTTGATGTCAATATTGATAAGTCATTATACTCTTAGATTCTCCCAGGGAGGTTTAATAGTAGCATTCCAGAATATAGGCGGTATTCTTTCAATTGCATTGGGAGCAGTATTGGCAGACCGGATAAAAAAATCCGTGATTATAGCTTCAGCATATGCTTTATACGGCATTTCGTTATTCTCTATAAGCCATGCACCTTCATACGGATTATTGCTCGGGTTATTTTTTATTCTGGGGGCAAGCACAAGAATG
Protein-coding sequences here:
- the glpK gene encoding glycerol kinase GlpK; the protein is MKKKYILAIDQGTTSSRAVLFDMDMGTIKSIKNKPFKQIYPHPGWVEHNPEEIWAGQLAVLRGVIEDSGVSPDKIAGIGITNQRETVVVWNKNTGKPIYNAIVWQCRRTADICNRLKFDGLQEVIKEKTGLVIDAYFSGTKIQWILKNIPGAMEEARKGELMAGTIDSWLIWNLTGGKLHVTDYSNASRTMIYNIRELKWDKELLKQMEIPECILPAVVPSSGIIGETCEDILGIPIPISGIAGDQQAALFGQACFDVGTAKNTYGTGCFILMNIGKQPIKSEHNLLNTIAWVIGDEVEYALEGSVFNAGSAIQWLRDEIGMIKTAHESDIEAEKVEDTGGVYMVPAFTGLGAPYWDMYARGTIVGITRGTRREHLIRAVLESIAYQSMDVFEAMKMDSGIELKELKVDGGASVSDFLMQFQADILNINVKRPKITETTALGAAYLAGLGVGFWNSKEDISNEWVLDRVFTPTMSDEVRKEKYLNWKKAVERSMKWNV